One part of the Anaerolineae bacterium genome encodes these proteins:
- a CDS encoding DUF6125 family protein, whose product MPDRQTLMQLSKEELIGLLEDAARNWLAHDGLWFLAVEEACGMEMAIKLDQKAWEQFSAIEARRIMKRLGMEPGGGLKALKKALQYRLYSYINRQEILEPDENTLIFRMNECRVQEARKSKGLPDFPCKSVGLVEYSVFARTIDPRIETICIACPPDPHPPEFWCAWQFKIKEG is encoded by the coding sequence ATGCCGGACCGTCAAACCCTTATGCAGCTTAGCAAAGAGGAACTGATTGGCCTTCTGGAGGATGCTGCGAGGAATTGGCTCGCCCACGATGGATTGTGGTTTCTGGCGGTGGAAGAGGCTTGCGGGATGGAGATGGCTATAAAACTGGACCAGAAAGCCTGGGAGCAATTTTCAGCCATTGAAGCCAGGAGGATCATGAAAAGGCTTGGGATGGAGCCGGGCGGAGGCCTCAAGGCTCTCAAAAAAGCCCTGCAGTATCGTCTCTATTCCTATATAAACCGCCAGGAAATCCTAGAGCCCGATGAAAATACTCTTATCTTCCGGATGAATGAGTGTCGGGTTCAGGAAGCTCGCAAAAGCAAGGGCCTGCCCGATTTCCCCTGTAAGTCCGTGGGTCTGGTTGAGTATTCTGTATTCGCCCGCACCATTGACCCCCGCATAGAGACCATTTGCATAGCCTGTCCTCCCGATCCTCATCCCCCCGAATTTTGGTGCGCATGGCAATTCAAGATAAAGGAAGGGTGA